From Paenibacillus sp. PK3_47, the proteins below share one genomic window:
- a CDS encoding VWA domain-containing protein — MTKENKQAHSLSRWRLILGQEAEASLSGYGEGGVLHLTEEERIMDAALASIYDETGGGDGNPSAGGKGKGAGGGPSAVHLSKWLGDVRSFFPEDVVSIIQSDAMERKGWKQLLFEPEMLASVKPDIRLVGTLLSLKGKIPEKTKETARMLVGALVDELVKLLETDIRRAVTGALNKRQHSPLPSLSGLDWKLTIQRNLKHYDSERKIIIPERFYYFDRAKRSKEWTVIVDIDQSGSMADSVIWASVVSSIFASIPALNTRVVAFDTEVVDLTEQCANDPVDMLFGIQLGGGTDIHKSVQYCEQFIEEPKKTLFIIISDLYENGNQAGLVRRMRELRESGVRTMTLLALSDEGKPYYDERLAKQLSRDGTPCFACTPSLLPALVEGALKGQDLGELAKRLGAQ; from the coding sequence ATGACTAAGGAGAACAAGCAAGCACATTCGTTGTCCCGCTGGAGGCTGATTCTAGGTCAGGAAGCGGAAGCATCACTGTCCGGCTACGGGGAAGGCGGAGTGCTGCACCTGACGGAAGAAGAGCGGATTATGGATGCCGCGCTGGCGTCAATATATGATGAGACCGGCGGCGGTGACGGGAACCCTTCGGCAGGAGGTAAAGGCAAGGGAGCCGGGGGAGGGCCTTCCGCAGTCCATCTTTCCAAATGGCTGGGAGATGTGCGCAGCTTTTTTCCGGAAGATGTGGTCTCGATTATCCAGAGTGATGCGATGGAACGCAAAGGATGGAAGCAGCTGCTGTTCGAGCCGGAAATGCTGGCATCCGTAAAGCCGGATATCCGGCTTGTGGGCACGCTGTTGTCACTCAAGGGCAAGATCCCCGAGAAGACCAAAGAGACCGCCCGGATGCTGGTCGGTGCATTGGTTGATGAGCTGGTTAAGCTGCTGGAAACCGATATCCGCCGGGCTGTCACCGGGGCTTTGAACAAGCGGCAGCATTCACCGCTGCCTTCGCTCAGCGGCCTCGACTGGAAGCTGACGATCCAGCGGAATCTGAAGCATTATGACAGTGAGCGCAAAATCATTATCCCGGAGCGCTTCTATTATTTCGACCGGGCCAAACGAAGTAAGGAATGGACGGTAATTGTCGATATTGACCAAAGCGGCTCGATGGCGGATTCAGTCATTTGGGCTTCCGTCGTGAGTTCGATTTTTGCCAGCATTCCGGCGCTGAATACGCGGGTCGTGGCCTTCGATACAGAGGTGGTCGATTTGACCGAGCAGTGTGCGAATGATCCTGTGGATATGCTGTTTGGCATACAGCTTGGCGGTGGTACGGATATCCATAAATCTGTGCAGTACTGCGAGCAGTTCATCGAGGAGCCTAAGAAGACATTATTCATTATCATATCTGACCTTTATGAGAACGGTAATCAGGCTGGGCTGGTACGGCGGATGCGCGAGCTCCGGGAATCCGGGGTCCGGACAATGACGCTGCTGGCCCTGTCGGATGAAGGCAAACCTTACTATGATGAGCGTCTGGCCAAACAGCTGTCGCGGGACGGTACGCCATGCTTTGCCTGTACACCGTCACTTTTGCCTGCTTTGGTCGAAGGAGCCTTGAAGGGACAGGATCTTGGTGAGCTGGCGAAGCGCCTGGGCGCTCAATAA